A window of the Oscillospiraceae bacterium NTUH-002-81 genome harbors these coding sequences:
- a CDS encoding metal ABC transporter substrate-binding protein yields the protein MKRKYIFTAVLLAALTAAGFGITVLCGSGGSGSHGKSSGSTQTEGKTDDSDARTEDAAVGNREDETFQVVTSFYPIYIAAKNVIGDVEGVELHNLTEPQTGCLHDYQLTPQDMISLSHADLFLVNGGGIESFLSDVFTSYPNLPVAEASEGIDFLETVDGQVYDAHDADDGTTAGLSHEYDVHDEGDTEGHDHAEDTDVHESEDGHVHDHTHDHGDVNAHVWMDVGRYEVYVENIAQALSDNDPAHRETYEANAAAYEARLETLHQELETLRGRADGEKIILFHDAFAYFADMTGMDISYVIDMDENTSLSAREVSEIVDLVKQENIDLLFTEEQYGTKLADAVSRETDARVYVLDSLVSGNYDADSYITGMEKNLETLQQAFQEIETGKEESK from the coding sequence ATGAAACGAAAATATATATTTACAGCTGTCCTGCTGGCGGCGCTGACCGCGGCGGGCTTTGGAATCACGGTGTTATGCGGTTCCGGAGGGAGCGGCAGCCATGGCAAAAGCAGCGGCAGCACCCAGACAGAGGGTAAGACAGACGACAGCGATGCCCGGACAGAGGACGCAGCGGTGGGAAACAGAGAGGATGAAACTTTCCAGGTGGTGACCTCCTTTTATCCCATCTACATTGCAGCAAAAAATGTCATCGGCGATGTGGAAGGCGTGGAGCTTCATAATCTGACCGAACCTCAGACCGGGTGTCTCCATGACTATCAGCTGACACCCCAGGATATGATCTCCCTCTCCCATGCGGATCTGTTTCTGGTCAATGGCGGTGGCATCGAAAGCTTCTTGAGCGATGTGTTCACCAGCTATCCCAATCTGCCGGTGGCCGAGGCCAGCGAGGGGATCGACTTTCTGGAGACCGTAGACGGACAGGTGTATGATGCGCATGATGCAGACGACGGGACAACAGCAGGATTGTCGCACGAATATGATGTGCATGATGAAGGAGACACAGAGGGACACGATCATGCGGAGGATACAGACGTTCACGAAAGTGAGGATGGCCATGTACACGATCATACACACGATCATGGGGATGTGAACGCTCACGTGTGGATGGATGTGGGACGGTATGAGGTTTACGTGGAAAACATTGCCCAGGCGCTCTCGGACAACGACCCTGCTCACAGGGAGACTTACGAGGCCAACGCCGCTGCCTATGAGGCGCGACTGGAAACGCTGCATCAGGAGCTGGAGACGCTGCGGGGACGGGCAGACGGGGAGAAGATCATTTTATTCCACGATGCCTTTGCCTATTTTGCGGACATGACGGGCATGGATATTTCCTATGTCATTGACATGGACGAGAATACGAGCCTGAGCGCCAGAGAAGTGTCGGAAATCGTGGATCTGGTGAAACAGGAAAACATCGATCTTCTGTTTACGGAAGAGCAGTATGGAACGAAGCTGGCAGATGCGGTTTCCCGGGAGACGGATGCCCGGGTGTACGTGCTGGATTCCCTTGTCAGTGGCAACTATGACGCGGACAGCTACATCACCGGGATGGAAAAAAATCTGGAGACATTGCAGCAAGCCTTTCAGGAAATAGAAACGGGAAAGGAGGAATCGAAATGA
- the yihA gene encoding ribosome biogenesis GTP-binding protein YihA/YsxC, with product MVIKSVNLETVCGITSVLPKNDKPEAAFAGKSNVGKSSLINALMNRKSLARTSAQPGKTQTINFYNINDERYLVDLPGYGYAKVSQEAKEQWGKMIERYLHTSKQLQYVFLLIDIRHEPSANDKMMYEWIVSNGFAPIIIATKLDKIKRSQRDKQLKLVRTGLGVLPGTKIIPFSAETKEGREEIWDLICAEPEHDGE from the coding sequence ATGGTAATTAAAAGTGTAAATCTGGAAACGGTATGCGGCATCACTAGTGTGCTGCCGAAAAATGACAAGCCGGAGGCGGCTTTTGCGGGAAAATCCAACGTGGGAAAATCCTCCCTCATCAATGCGCTGATGAACCGCAAGTCTCTGGCTCGGACATCGGCACAGCCGGGCAAGACCCAGACCATTAATTTTTACAATATCAATGATGAACGGTATCTGGTGGATCTGCCGGGATACGGCTATGCCAAAGTATCCCAGGAGGCCAAGGAGCAGTGGGGCAAGATGATCGAGCGGTATCTGCACACATCGAAGCAGCTCCAGTATGTGTTCCTGCTCATCGATATCCGGCATGAGCCCTCGGCCAACGATAAGATGATGTATGAGTGGATCGTCAGCAACGGGTTTGCGCCCATCATCATTGCCACCAAGCTGGACAAGATCAAACGGAGCCAGCGGGACAAACAGTTGAAGCTGGTGCGCACCGGCCTGGGCGTCCTGCCCGGCACGAAGATCATTCCGTTTTCTGCGGAGACCAAGGAAGGCCGGGAGGAGATCTGGGATCTGATCTGTGCGGAACCGGAGCATGATGGGGAGTAA